The window AGACTATAACTCTGTAAAGAATTGGTGCCTAAGTCTGGATCTCTTGCATGCTCAAGAACAAATCGTGCTCCAGGCAAAACTAATTCACTTATTCTTAAATTAAACATTTCATTTGAAAAACTCGGAGGATTGTCATTTATATCTTTGATTTCAATTTTTATGGAGTAAATAGTAACTGGATTTTCTGCCAAAATTTCAATATCCAGAAAGCAGCTCTGCTCGGACCCACATATCTCCTCCCTGTCTATCCTGTCACTCACATATAAGTTGCCATTTTCTGAACTTATATTGAAATAATTTCTATTGTGCTGAGAAACAATCCTTAATTTTCTCATTTTCAGGTTGCTGCTGTTCAATGCTAAATCTTCTGCAACATTCCCAATGATAGAATTTAGCTTCAGCTCCTCTAGAATTGAGTATTGGAACTGATTAGAAGCAGCAAAAGAAAAGAAACCAAAGAAGAAAAATAGTACTTGCCATGCCATGTCCTTTGTGTACTTAAATGCTGAATCCTTACAGCTGTTCTCTTGGTATCCAAATaatcataaaaatacaaaaagcaGTATTCAAAAGCCAATATAAAAAAGCTATGTAGAAATATAGTCTTGCTTCTTGTTCAGATCTGCAGAGtctgtgcacaaaaaaaaaaaaaaaattcctagctCCACATGCTGTtcagatagattttttttattgttaggcAACAGCACCATCATGCGGATTAATTTAGGTACTACAAATAGACTTTCTCTAAGAAACTATACtaaatttttaaacattttctgtTTACTTGAAATGAGCAATTGGCATGAaatattttaatcttttttcaACTAGATTTGATTTTAAATACAATATATTATTGCAATTGATATGTTGTTGTTTATGTTTAGCAGTGTAACCTCTTACAGATTATGTAAGGATGCCATAAAGGCATCTGAAATAGAAAAGACAATCTTAGTCgtatttttgtattttagaaATGAAATTGTATTTACACTGCATATCCTAATGACATGTTTACCCCAAAATAGCATGTTCACTTTAGCCCCAGTTCATTTTTTACTTCTGCAAATACAGTTTGTACTTATATGATGTTTTCTGAAATGATCACAATTAGGCAGACAATGAAAATAAGTATTAAATATCTAGTGAGGCTAAAATATATATCTCAAACATATTCTTCTTTTCCTGGTTTTTCTCTAGCATATTGAACAAGTTAGTGATATCCCATATTCTAAAATGTTAAAGGTCTTGTCAgcaaatatatttttaaaggggtcagacaatgttaaataaaaatactCTACTCCAGCACTGATGTTCTAATATTTACTGGTTCCTCActggaaaaattttaaaaagaacTGCCAAATGTGAATTTTGCCTTAAAAGTATTCTATAATAAGAAAATAACGTGTTGTTTAAAAATtaggttttcaaataaaacatatatacatggGGATGGGTAACAACTCAACTTATCATCAGAAAGCAGGATTTGGGAACAGTGTTATTATAAAGCTGGATGAAGATACATGGTTACAGCATTTATACCCAGCAACAGATACAGCTCACATTCTCCTCCATCCATCCTCCCTCTCCCTACACAGTGACCACagtacattcttaaaggggtactccgcccctagacatcttatgccctatccaaaggatagacgataagatgtctgatcacggggatcccgcatctggggacccccacgatctctcctgcagcacccccgctgTTCAGCGGTCTGATGACAGGTGATACAGGGGACCGcgtatcatgatgtcacagctccgccccccgtgatgtcacgcccgaccccttaatgcaagtctatgggagggggcgtggccaccatcacgcctcctcccatagacttgcattaagggggtggggcgtgacatcacgaggggagggatcaaggccgtgacgtcacaaaccgCCGGCCACcagtatcgtgagtcatcagccacggagcaaacttagctccgtccAGCTGATGACtctgggggctgcaggagagatcacgggggtccccagtggcgggaccccagggatcagacatcttatgccctatccttggatagggaataagatgtctaggtgcagagAACCCCTTCAAGTACATGGACTTGATATGCTCTTAAAGAAGTTGTCAGCGTAATCCGAATCCTACTTTAACAACAGTTGCAATAGTGCAGAACTCCTATAGATAAATGGCTTTAAATGTTCAGTATCATTTTTGCCCTGTTTGGGCGCcttcacacatatacagtatatctgtcATTCAGGCTTAGGAACTGGCCCCAACTGATACGACAACTGATGGCAAAGTGTATGAGTTTTCTTAGGGTCTGGCACCCATTTTTTTCTGCAGGCCAGATGGTAGAACGCTTCCAAACATGTTCTCCCATACGGCATGTTAGGTTATCCAGTGTCCGATTGAGGTGTCAGATAAATCAGAACAGTCCCATTCAAAAAAATAAACCGACAAACCCGACAAGCCTGAAAAAGGGTTGAGgtcaaccagaaaaaaaaggggcatggttgaccaaaaaggggcgtgttctcaGAACctaacctatttactattgaatttacACAAAATCCTCTGAATAAATGACTGGAAATTCACACTAAGAAAAAGCCGATCAGAACCTCCCCAAGCTGTAAATTCCCATAGTAAATAGAATGTAATCATGCAAGTCTGAAATAACATACCATACTAATAacaacccaacactcttagtaattcAGGGCCTATTTTTCAGTAGTCCAGACACTTCCACATGTTGTAAtaccaaatacagtgacccccgacctacggtggccccgacatacgatcatttcaacatacaatggcctctcagaggccatcgcatgttgaaggcagcatcaacatacgatgcttttgtatgtcggggccatcgcataaacggctatccggcagcacagactgcttcagctgccaccggatatccgtttacggtgccccgcgtGGTCCGCTGACaaccacttacctgtcctcggggctccggcgcgtcctcttcgggatcccctgcatcgtcagtgctctccatcgtcaacatcacgtcgctgcgcacaccgtcccgtcatccaataggagcggtgtgcgtagcaacgtgatggcggcgacagagagcgaggatgtcagagaagcagaggccttgccggagcgtcggggacgcggcaacagtgatggagggcgacatccagggcagtggtgacgagcggtgatggtccggagcggcggggacacgtgagtataacctccaataccagtggtcttcaacctgcagacctccagatgttgcaaaactacaattcactaaAACGTAGAAACTAATAGGGTGGTTCTACATGGACCACTGTTTGCATAAACAAATCATCCAGCATATAAGTATCAAAAAAGTGAGAACATAAGAGTCTCCGAATgtgcttaaaatataacttttactagtaGCAATTAAAATTATTAAACTATTATAGGTGTTGATTCATGAAATAGCCAAATGGCAAAATTAAACAGAGAAGAGTGCTATTTTATGGATAATTGCTGAGCCCAGCCAACAACCCTATTGCACAATCACTGTTAAAACGTAAGATAAATACACAGCCAGCGCAGTCACTGGATAAGGTACGTAGCAAAAACTTgataccgttggctgtccgggcatgctgcgtgttgtagttttgcaacatctggaggtccgcaggttgaagaccattgtcctatactttacattgcacagatccctaaacatacaacatacgatggtttcaactaacgatagtgcatttggaacggattaccatcgtatgttgagggaccactgtatatttactTGTGTATAATTTTATAAACTTTAGTTTTACTTTTCACACTTAGTAAGTCCCTCCAGGGGACTTTTAAagacaatcattagattgctaatgttGATTAATGGTGTGCTATTGAATATCATTGATCAGTTGTATAAGTGTTTTTCTGGTACAATGTGCCTGAGGCAGGCTCTATTTGCAGGTCTACTATGGCAGGCTCAGAGACCTAGTAAGGCCTAGGCTGCCATAGTAACCAAGAAGGGTTGCTGATTAAATCTAATCCTAACTGATCCTAACAGGAGTTTCAGCTGCAGTTTTTTAATGCATAATTGCTTTTGATTGTACTTACCACCAAAAGAAAGCATGAAGACAATTTTACCATATATTGCATATATGGTAAAATATGCATATATTATTAAAGGggaatccaccataaggtgattttagtacatacctgccagacagcaatggacatgcttaggaaggatctgtgcttgtcttagggctaaattactatgttgtgagattactataaagCTGTGGCatgtttgtgaactgggtatttccggTTGGAATTTATTCTCTCAAACTACATATCCCATAGTCCcatagtttgtaagtgtgaggtcattttcctacctcccacacatctgccaccccacccactgaaacaaaaCTGGTTGCATTCCattattcaaaagaccagtgttttctaatcagggtgttccagctgttgcaaaatgatctctctcctacccagcagtcgctccacccattaaagcagtaCAGGCTCCTTTTATTGTTCTAAAAGATAATATGCATGACTGCAGGTAGATTATTATTGTTAAGTAATGTATATTTTATCCAACATTTATGCAAAATTAGCAAATATATCAAATACTAATGTAAAATGCTTAAAAGATGTGTATATAAGAAACACTATTATCTATACCCAGAAATAAGGTTATTATTGATCATACTAGAAGCAGATATTAAAGATCGCATGTAACACCTAAATATTTTGAAGAATAACGCTTCTAGATTTAAAAATAATAGCTGTTATTACTTATAAAAGTTTAAGACAACTTGAAAGGAAATCTGTAGCTTAGGCTTGTAAAGTTACAAGGGCGATGGAAGtaaattttaaaacattttacatattaagtgtatgctaaaaaaaaagttgttaagAAAGTATACTAAGAAAGTATAGTAAATTTTCCTTTGTCAACTCTCAttacattttaaatgtattatacaatatattaaataaatactgAATTTACCAAAGTAttttcaaaaactgaaaaaaacataTCTCACCTGTGTAGTTTGTTCCGTGGACACATTTTTATCGACTACACAATCTTCAGTGTCTATGAGATTCTCTGTAGGAACATTCTGCATTGGTTTAAGATAAGCTATTTCATTCTGCTTTGAgtccagagtcacacacacatcaTAAGAGAATGGGAAAGGTAAACTTGTATCACTGATCTCAGAAGGACATCCCAGGGTGAACTGAGGATACACATTTCTACTAAAAGCTTCAAAGGATGTTGGAGTACTAGGTGTTCTGCATTTATATAAGACTGCAATAAGCACAGTCACAATGAACAGCAGAGAGATTAGGCCTATAGCTATTACAAGGTAGAACGTGGTATTAGAAGCAGTTCCTGAGGTATTAGGTTGACGTCTTATTTCTGGCACAACTTGTTGAAAATTTTCAGCCAAAACCAGGTTCAAAGTAACTGTTGATGACAGAGATGGGACTCCATTATCCTTCACCAAAACCACAATCTTTTGTCTCAGAGTTTCTATATCTGGAAGATCTCGCCCAATCCTGATTTCCCCATTATATTGGCCGATTGTTAGAAGAGATGGATCAGGAACCTGTAGTAAGTGAAAAGAGAGCCAGGCATTGTGTCCAGAGTCAGCGTCCACTGCAATCACTTTGGTGACTAGATAACCTTTCTCAGCAGAGTGAGGAATAAACTCAAATAATGCTGATCCCTCAGTGTCTGCTGATGGGTAGAGGATCTTAGGAGCATTATCATTCTTATCAATGATACATATCCTCACTGTGACATTACTGCTTAGAGGAGGAGATCCACTGTCTTTAGCCATCACCTGGAACTGAAATTCCCGCAACTGTTCATAATCAAAGGATCTTTGGGCATAGAGAGCCCCAGTCATTGAGTTGATGGAAACATAAGAGGTGACTGGAATGTCCTCAATATTTCTGTTAATAATAGAATATATGACCCTAGCATTCTCATTTTCATCCAGATCATATGCATGGATACTCTGTATTGATGTTCCTGCTGGGGTGTGCTCTGGAATATAGGAAATATAAAGAGGTCTTTCAAAAACTGGTGGATTGTCATTCACATCTGAAACAGTAATATAAACTGTTTTCTTTGTGACCATTTGAGGAGAGCCTTCATCTTCTGCTATAATGGTGATGTTATTTGTTGAGGTTGTTTCTCTATCCAGTTGACCTGCAGTTACAAGCTTGTAATAATTATTGGATGACGGAATTAATTTTAGGGCCTGTGTATCGGTTATATGACAGTTCACTTCTCCATATTTCCCAGAATCTAAATCCTTCACATTTATTAATGCCACCAGGGTCCCAGGTACAGAATCCTCTGGAATTGGTGTGGACAGTGATGTAATAGTTATCTCAGGAGCATTGTCATTCAGATCCACAATTTGTACAAAGACTGTACATTTTGCAACCAGGCCTCCACCATCATCAGCTTCCACTGTCATCTCATAAGTCTGAGTTGTTTCATAGTCCAGTTGTCCTATTGTCTTAATGACTCCAGTGTGTGAATCAATAGTAAATATTTGTCGTGCATATTCAGGAATATGGCTAAAAGAATAGGAAATTTCTGCATTGGATCCTTCATCTTTATCACTGGCGTTTAAATGTAACGCTACATAGCCAATCGGCAAATTTTCATCTAAACTAatttgatatgtttttttactaAATTCTGGATAATTGTCATTTATGTCCTGAACATCAATCTTAATAATGGCAGTGCCAGTTTTCATAGGTTTTCCTCCATCAGAAGCAGTAAAAATGAATTCATGTTTTTGTTGCTTCTCACGATCTAAAGACTGAACTAAAGTAAGTTCGGGATATTCTGCTCCAATGTCTAGTTTTTCCACCAATGAGATGTATGGGTTGGGACTTAGACTATAACTCTGTAAAGAATTGGTGCCTAAGTCTGGATCTCTTGCATGCTCAAGAACAAATCGTGCTCCAGGCAAAACGAATTCActtatttttaaattaaatattccATTTGGAAAACTCGGAGGGTTATCATTTATATCTTTGATTTcaatttttatggaataaatgtTTACTGGGTTTTCTACTAAAATTTCAAGATTTAGAAAGCAGCTCTGCTCGGATCCACATATTTCCTCCCTGTCTATCCTGTCACTCACATATAAGTTGCCATTTTCTGAATTTATATTGAAATAATTTCTAGTGTGCTGAGAAACAATTCTTAATTTTCTCATTTTCAGGTTGCTGCTGTTCAATCCTAAATCTTCTGCAACATTCCCAATGATAGAATTTAGCTTCAGCTCCTCTAGAATTGCGTATTGGAACTGACTGGAAGCAACAAAAGAAATTAAACCAAAGTATAAAAATACTACTTGCCATGCCATgtcctgtgtgtagtatatagCTGAATCCTTAGATCTGTTCGCTTAGCATCCAAATAATGATACAACTTGAAAGGTTATAGcaatataaaatataaagaaGAGAAACAGAAATACAGCCTTGCTTCTTGTTCAGATCTGCAATATCTGTGTATTAAAAGGAATCACTAGCTCCTCATAGAGTTTAGGTCGCTTATTTGTATTGTTAGGCAACAGCACCATCATGAGGACCATTTAGGTACTACTAAGAAACTTTGCTCACTAGGAAATAtctttaaaatattttaacacaTATTATTGTTATTTAGTTACAATTAAAATTGGCAATTAACATTTTCTTAAACCTTTCAAAATATTTTCTATCTTTGGTgtaggtggttttgtttgtttagtttttttttagtcaTGTTTACAGTTACAATGTGGTTGGAATAaagtttcttctcaataaaatcTTTTCAATTTTCAACTAATTGTAATTATTTTCTTATATCTGTCTTAACCAACGTCTCATTTCCATCTGCCTTTAGTAaaatatctaaaagttttattgtTGTATTTAATGATATTACTTTATGTTTCAAGGTACATGCTACAAGAATTTCAGATAAATGTTAATGCGCATAAACAGGGTAAAATTGAAAGTAAGGATACATtagtaaaaaagagaaaaaaaaacatttaaatgacAATATTCCTCAGATTAGTAATCTCTTCTAGAATGCTAGAATGTTGGGAACATGTTTTgctccaatataaaaaaaaagttttgaatttttcatttttaagctAGTTTTAAATCATGTAAACATTTAAGATGTCCCAATATAACACTCTTGCTAACTTTAATTATTCTTTAAAGATGTTCCTTATTTTATCTTTCTTATACACAAAATTTCAAAGTGCGAGATGATAAAATACAAAACACTTATGAAATCGAAATAATAAGATAGAAATCTAGATAAGTGTATTGTGGAGATTGTTCACCTCTttcttaaacaaaaaaaattaaaagtccaaaattataAAATACAAAACACTTATGATAACTAAATATTCAAATAGAAATCTAGATAAATCTAGCTAAGAGTATTGTGGAGACTGTTTAGCTAATGGCAACCAAAataatatagaaacatagaagtgtTTGGTAAAATAAGACCAACTGGCCCATTTGGTCTGCccttatattattattaaaaaattttcTAAGAATAGATATATTTTTTCTCCCAGGCAGATTTACATTATtggagatctgcagccatagacacttatcccctatccacaggataggagataagtgtctgatagccGCGATCTGTATGGGGCTCAGGCTGTGCTGCAGGAAGACTCCTGCCAACACCAGGAAGACTCCTGCTATGTATCTCTATGAAAGAGGCGGAGATGCGGTGTTTGTGCTTCCCtgcctcccatagagctgtatggtggGAGCATGTCGTCGACCttagtgaggtcgacgacacgcACATTAGCCACACAGGGCCGTGGTAATGTCGGTCCCCTTACAGAAGCTTGCCAACAGTCGGACCCCCCTTTATCagtcacttatcctctatcctgtggataggggataagtgtctgtggCTGCAATAATTCTTTAAATTACTGTGGATTTTCCAATCACACCAGCAAGAAGTTTGTATTAACTATCTACCAATCTTTTCTCATGGTGCTCTTCTTATTTTCACAACTAACCTCAGATTGTACTCCCTTATTCTTGTATTTAGTTTCTTATTAAAAACAATTCCCTCCGGAGTCTTATAAAATCCTATAATATATCTATAAGAGATTCAATCATACCCCCTTTCCCCTAACATCATGTACCTTCACCTTCCAATTCTCATTTAACCTAACTGAAGGAAATTACTCAAGTTTAGAACACATCAGTATAAATACTACACATCTTCTGTACTCTGTACAATAAATATAGCAGCATAGTCACTCTACATATCAGTATTGTTAAGGTATGTGCACAGGGAAATATGATTATTTTGCCTCATGCTAAAATGAAGCAGAATTTATGCTTTTTTGTTGTGGAATTTAAAGCAGAATTTGGTGCTAGAATACAAAGTCACACTGACTTTTGGGGctcttactagggatcgaccgattatcggtatggccgatattatcggccgataatcccgattttgggcattatcggtatcggcaattatcttgccgataagccgataatgccccgcaccgcccccaccgcaccgtgaccgccaccccctcgacccgccgcaccgcacctccgacccaccgcaccgcgtcgcaccccccaccgctaggcggtataccggtattgattttttcccataccgctataccggtcgggcctctcccccaccctccgagtgaataaaaaaattaaacttacccgtaatgggggtggtccaggccatccttccttcatgtagtgtccgggggcgttccgggtggagggtggtccggtccgggctgtccttcttctcccacggtcttcttctccactccgggcaggctccggcctagtacgctgcatagacgccgctacgccgtgacgtcaggtgcatcgctgcgcacgggcgtcactgcgcagcgacgtctatgcagcgtactaggccggagcctgcccggagtggagaagaggcccgccggagaagaaggacagcccggaccggaccaccctccacccggaacgcccccggaagctacaggaacgatggatggatggcccggagcacccaggcaggtaggggagagaagcgggtggcggcggtggcggcctatggccccgcaaaagccactgcagatcattgatttaaagcgcccgctttaaatcaatgatctgcagcggtgtcgcagggggttaaatagccgataacttataccggaatatcggtataagttatcggctatcggccctaacctgcaccgattatcggtatcggccctaaaaaaccgatatcggtcgatccctagctctTACTTATGATTCCACCTTAAGAACTAACATATCAATTCTTCTGGTGGAATTCAGATCTGTATCAGAATTGTCTGCACTGAAATAACACATTATGAACACAGAAATCCAATTTTTCTAGAATCTAAAGCTTTATATTTTACATACACATCATCAAATACTTAAAGGCATCTGCATTTTCAGAAGATAATATTATATAAATCAGGTCTTTTACAAACATACAAAAAAGggtttcgtgttttttttttaacccataatCCCTTAATCCCTTAACCCTTAATCCATGCATAAAACTGTTAAGATAGTTCAACTGTCTTAATACACATGTTgtgacccagtacaggagttatacccctgtacccttgctgccctgtcaagcagcctccctgcagggtcccctgggcccccgacatctgtccccttatgtatatatattttttttttttctgcggtgtgctatactgtaaaatgtatataagagTGTTATTACAATAAATTGAGTCATTTTTTAAGAAATGTTaacgtgatcaccagttgtcatgtgagtgtaaccccgtgaggtatcagtgaccgtgtgacctaagggtgacctatgggaccccaccggAGTCTCctctatataagccctgggaggagtctcctctctctctttgagctcagcTCTGAGTTTTTGCTGAGATCCAGCCAAGAcaagtcctaagagtgtgtctggagtccataggaggcctcatgtctgtcctgcagccacaagccttcaagtctacaagtaagctacagtcacagcttagtcagtctcaagtcaagtcagtcacagtcatctattgtcaagtcagagtggcctgcactaaaattgtccaaatatactgcaagtcccagcaagcccttaaggtctctgaagtcactggtcacctccgtgggcctggctgaactgtatagactgttccatctgtcagtcagtaaagctaccattgtctgtaacttggcgtcggagtcattcttgccccttgcctagcccaggatccagtggtatacctttgggtagtatggaggataaaccacgccctggcatcatgaatacaaggggttaatgccatctgccctaaaTTACACCTTCTACCACACACACATTAGGCTAAGGGTAGCATTACATGGGCAGACCTGTGCCCAATGATAGTACTAATGAATTAGATTGGTGATCGTTTAAGGATCCTATTACTTGGCTCCATTATCTTGCTTGCAGGGCCATATGAATGATTGCTGCATTGCTTGTGTGGTGCTTTACTTACATCCTTTTCAGACATCATTAACTTACATAactacccttaggctatgttcacacagcggtatGTCTTCCCGAACTGCCGATtttaggactgctcagaaattgGCCAAATTTATAGATGGTGATGCAATTCCAAGGGGATTTCAAGGCCGGAATTGAACTTTCTGCAGCAGATgtctctgccatggaaattcagcCACGTGCATGGTGCAGAA is drawn from Hyla sarda isolate aHylSar1 chromosome 4, aHylSar1.hap1, whole genome shotgun sequence and contains these coding sequences:
- the LOC130267390 gene encoding protocadherin gamma-B5-like isoform X46 — encoded protein: MAWQVVFLYFGLISFVASSQFQYAILEELKLNSIIGNVAEDLGLNSSNLKMRKLRIVSQHTRNYFNINSENGNLYVSDRIDREEICGSEQSCFLNLEILVENPVNIYSIKIEIKDINDNPPSFPNGIFNLKISEFVLPGARFVLEHARDPDLGTNSLQSYSLSPNPYISLVEKLDIGAEYPELTLVQSLDREKQQKHEFIFTASDGGKPMKTGTAIIKIDVQDINDNYPEFSKKTYQISLDENLPIGYVALHLNASDKDEGSNAEISYSFSHIPEYARQIFTIDSHTGVIKTIGQLDYETTQTYEMTVEADDGGGLVAKCTVFVQIVDLNDNAPEITITSLSTPIPEDSVPGTLVALINVKDLDSGKYGEVNCHITDTQALKLIPSSNNYYKLVTAGQLDRETTSTNNITIIAEDEGSPQMVTKKTVYITVSDVNDNPPVFERPLYISYIPEHTPAGTSIQSIHAYDLDENENARVIYSIINRNIEDIPVTSYVSINSMTGALYAQRSFDYEQLREFQFQVMAKDSGSPPLSSNVTVRICIIDKNDNAPKILYPSADTEGSALFEFIPHSAEKGYLVTKVIAVDADSGHNAWLSFHLLQVPDPSLLTIGQYNGEIRIGRDLPDIETLRQKIVVLVKDNGVPSLSSTVTLNLVLAENFQQVVPEIRRQPNTSGTASNTTFYLVIAIGLISLLFIVTVLIAVLYKCRTPSTPTSFEAFSRNVYPQFTLGCPSEISDTSLPFPFSYDVCVTLDSKQNEIAYLKPMQNVPTENLIDTEDCVVDKNVSTEQTTQQAQPNGEWRFSQAQRPGPSGAQPAEEAGVWPNNQFETERLQAMILASANEAAEGTSGLGGGTGTMGLSARYGPQFTLQHVPDYRQNVYIPGSTLTPTNAGGKRDGKGGGNKKKSGKKDKK